ATCCGGTCCTGTTCGTGGACGCCGTCAACGTCAAGATCAGGGACGGGCAGGTCGCGAACCGCCCCATCTACGTGGTGATGGCGGTGACCGTGGACGGCACTCGCGACATCCTCGGCATCTGGGCCGGCGACGGCGGCGAGGGCGCGAAGTACTGGCTGCACGTGTTCACCGAGCTGAAGAACCGCGGCCTGGACGACGTGCTCATGCTGGTCTGCGACGGGCTCAAGGGCCTTCCCGAAGCCGTGGAGGCCATCTGGCCTCGCACGATTGTCCAGACGTGTGTGGTTCACCTGCTGCGGAATTCGTTCCGTTACGCCGCCCGGCAGGACTGGGACAAGGTCGCCAAGGCCCTCAAGCCCGTCTACACCGCACCCAGCGAGGATGCGGCGACGGAGCGGTTCCTCGAGTTCCAGGAGGCGTGGGGCCAGAAGTATCCGGCGATCGTGAAACTGTGGGAGAACGCCTGGGCCGAGTTCGTGCCCTTCCTCTCCTTCGATGTCGAGATACGCAAGGTCATCTGCAGCACGAACGCGATCGAGAGCGTCAACGCCCGCATCCGCAAGGCCGTCCGCGCCCGCGGACACTTCCCCAACGAGGCCGCCGCCCTCAAGTGCATCTACATGGCGCTGATGAGCCTGGACCCCACGGGCAAGGGCCGCAAGCGGTGGACCATGCGCTGGAAGGCACCCCTGAACGCGTTCCAGATCGCCTTCGAGGGCCGCCTCACGCCGAGCAACAACTGACCACTCAACAACCAAGATCAGCCGTTAAATTGACACACCCGGTCCAGAAGGACGACGTTCGGAGCCAGGGCAAGACGCACCGAACCGGGTGCCTCAGCGACCATGTGCGCCGTTGTATCAAACGCATCATTGTTGCGTCCATGCGGGGCGGTGTTGGCCACCTGCGCAAGGGGACTCCGGGCATTCCCGCGTCAGGGGATCTGATCAGCAGCAACGGCCGATGCGAAGGTGTACGAACTGTTGCAGCTGATGCAATTCATCCTGTTTCTGATGATGCACCAGGCGACCACCCGGACCCGTACGAGCCGAAGCACCGTGTGAGGCTCGCCGAACTGACGCCCGGCGGCAGGCGCAAGGCCGCGAAGGGCAAGGCCCGCACGGCCGGCGAGCTGATGACCCGGCCGCCCGTCACCGTGCACGCCGACGACACCATCGTCCAGGCCGCCCGCGCCATGGCCCAGCGGCACGTGGAACGGCTGCCCGTCCTCGACGAGGAGGACCGGCTCGTCGGGATCGTCGCCCGTCGCGACCTCCTCCAGGTCTTCCTGCGGCCCGACCAGGAGATCCGCGACGAGGTGATCGAAGAAGTCCTGGTGCACACGCTGTGGCTGGCGCCGCGCAGCGTCGAGGTCTCCGTGGCGGAGGGCGTCGTCACGCTCGCCGGACACCTGGAACGCAAGAGCGAGACCGAGATCGCCGTGTCCATGACCCGCCGGATCGACGGCGTGGTCGACGTGGTCGGCAACCTCACCTACCGACTGGACGACGCACACCTGCGTACCGAGGAAGAGGCACAGGCGATGCACGGCGTGGCCGACGACTGGCTGCGCCGACTGTGAGAGGAGGCCGACCACCATGAGCGACACCGTGTTGGTCACGTACGGAACGACGAACGGATCCACGGCGGGGATCGCCGAGGCCGTCGCCGACGTCCTGCGCAAGGGCGGACTGACCGTCGAGACTCTTCCGGCCAGGTCCGTGACGAGCCTGGCGCGCTACGACGCCGTCGTGGTCGGCGGCGGGCTCTACGCGGGGCGCTGGCACAAGGACGCGCGGCGGTTCGTCCGTCGGCACCGCGCCGCCCTGGCGGAGCGTCCGACGTGGTTCTTCAGCAGCGGACCGCTCGACGCCTCGGCCTCCGAGCGGGACATCCCGCCGGTGCGCGGCGTGCAACGGGCCATGGCCCGCCTCGACGTCCGGGAGCACATCACGTTCGGAGGGCGTCTGGAGGCAGGCGCCAAAGGGTGGGTGGCCGGGATGATCCTCCGCTCCGGGAAAGGCGGCGACTTCCGGGACTTCGGCGCGATCGAGGCATGGGCGGAAGGCATCGCCGACGCACTGACGCACGCACAGGAGGGATAGGAGGGATAGGAGGGATAGGAGTCGTCCGGCCCGTCCAAGTCGTGCGGTGGGCGCGCACGCGCCATATGCTGCCCTGGTCCGGTTCGGGCCACCCCGTCCGCTTGTGCGGGACTCGCTTGTGCGGGACTGCGGAGGACCCGGCTCAACGGTCGGTGAGCAGCCCGGCGTCGTGGGCGAGGACGGCGGCCTGTACGCGGTTGGCGCAGCCGGTGCGGGTGAGGATCCGGCTGATGTGCGCCTTGACCGTGCCGGCGCTCAGATACAGCTGATCGGCGATCTCGGCGTTGGACAGGCCTGTGCCGAGCAGCCGCAGGACATCCCGTTCGGCCGGGGTCAGCTCGTCGGTCCTGCGCAGAGCGGCCTCGGTGTCCAGGCCGGACCGTACGTGCCGTTCCAGCAGCTGCCGGGTGATCCTGGGCGCCAGGACCGGTTCACCCCTCGCGGCGAGTTGCACGGCGCGGATCAGCTCGGCGGGGCCGGTGTCCTTGAGGAGGAATCCGCTCGCCCCGGCCCGCAGGGCGCGCGTCACGCTCGCTCCCTCGCCGAATGCCGTCAGCATCACGACACAGGTGCGGGGCGAGAGACGGGCGATGTCCTCGGCGGCCGCGATTCCGTCCCGGGTCGGCATCCGGATGTCGAGGAGGGCGACGTCGACGTCCTGGGCGCGGCATGCCGCGGCGGCCTCCCGACCGTCGCCCGCCTCGGCGACGACCTCGATGTCCTCGGCGTTCTCCAGGATCAGCCGGATTCCCGCACGCATCAGCGCCTCGTCGTCGGCGATCAGGACTCGGATCATCAGCTCATCTTAGGGCTGCCGTCGTCAGCAGTACGACGAGGAAGCCCACCGTCGGCAGGACCACGAGCAGCGCCACGCAGCCCGATCCCAGGACTCGGGGCCAGGTCAGGATCTCGTCCGAGAGCGGGGCATGGGCCCCTTCCTGCCCGAAGCCGCCGAAGGAGCCGCCGGAGGGAAGGCGGGCCGTGCCCGGCGGGGCTTCGGTGAAGGCCCCTTCCAGCGCGGCGAATTGAAGGGGCTTCCCGTGGGTGGGCAGCCAAGCCGCCATGCGGAAACCGCCGTTCGGCAAGGCGCCCGCTTCGAACGCGCCGCCGAGCAACGAGATCCGTTCCTGGCAGCCGGCCAGCCCGCTGCGGCTTCCCCCTGGGGAGTGGCCCGCCGCGCGCGGCGCCTCGTTGGTGACGGACACCTCGATCCCCTTGCCGGTGCCTTTCACCTCCACCTTGGTGGGCGCGCCGGATGCGTGTTTCAGCACGTTCGTCAGCCCTTCGCGGACCACCCGGTGGATCGCCTGACGCGTACGGAGGTCCACCTCGGCCGGGTCGGGAACGGACCAGTCCAGCTCGACGGTGCTTCCTGTCTGCCGGGATTCCGTCACCAGAGCGGTGACGTCCTCACGCGTTCCCCTCTCGTCCCCGGTCCTGTCCGTCAGGTCCGTGACGTCCTCGTGCCGCAGGACCCCGAGGATTTCGCGCAGTTCCCCCATGGCCGTACCGGCGGTCGTGCGCAGCAGCTCGGCCTGTCCGGCGAGGGCGGGCGCCTGTCGCCCGGCGGCGAGTTCAAGCGCCCCGGCGTGCACGGAGATCAGGCTCAGCCGGTGGCCCAGGAGATCGTGCATCTCTCCGGCGATCCGGGTCCGTTCCTCCGTTCGTGCGGCCGCGGCGGTCAGCGTGCGGGTCTGTTCCAGATAGGCGTTGCGTTCCCGCAGCAGGCTGACCAGGGGCCGCCGCCGCCCCAGCAGGGTCCCTGCCAGGGCGGGGAGCAGCACAAGCAGCACGGCGGAGACCGCGTTGCCGGCCAGTTCCAAGAGCAGGGCTTCGGAGTGCACCAGGGCAGAGACGACGGTCAGGACACCGACGGCGGCGCAGGCCACCCCGGCGGTCTGCCACGCACGCCGTGGCGGTGCGATACGACGGGTGGCGGACAGCACGACCAGCGGCGCCACCGCCAGCGTCCATACGTTGGCACCCACGAGCAGCAGGGAGGCGCACACAACGGCGGCGACCGGCCGACCGCGCCGAGCGGGGACGACCAGCGCCGCCCACACCCCTTCCAGCACCGCCGACGCCAACCGTTCCGGGGGCGCAGGCAGCAGCGGCAGCAGGCAGAAGGCTGCCGTCAGGGTACAGAGCAGCGCCTCGACGACGACCGTACGGCGCTCGGCGGCACGCACCGCCGCCCAGCTGTCGGCCGCCTCGCGGCGCACCCGCCGAGGCACACCGGTCAGCGTGCGTCCCAGCCGTACGGACGGGCGCAACGACTGTGTGTCTTCGGGCACCTGACTCATGATCACCCCTGTCCCGCCACTGTGGATCTCCCGGGCGGAACGGTAGCTGCCGCGGCGGCGGTCGTCGCACGGCGGGCGCCGGGGGTCATGCGCCCAGCCGGAGGCTCAGCTCTGCCCGCAACGCGGCCACGTCCACGTGGTCGGCGGCCAGCAGCCGTACGACCACACCACCGGCCCCGGCGTCCGCATCCGTCGCCGTCGCCGTCGCCGTCGCCGTCGCGCCGAGCAGCGCGGACAGC
This window of the Streptomyces sp. NBC_01275 genome carries:
- a CDS encoding IS256 family transposase produces the protein MLVERARSEGLQLTGQGGLLQQLTKRVLESALEGEITDHLGYEKHEAAGRGSGNSRNGGRAKTVLTDVGPVEVKVPRDTSGTFEPQIVKKRQRRLTGVDEMVLSLSAKGLTHGEISAHLAEVYGAEVSKQTISTITDKVMEGMAEWQNRPLDRVYPVLFVDAVNVKIRDGQVANRPIYVVMAVTVDGTRDILGIWAGDGGEGAKYWLHVFTELKNRGLDDVLMLVCDGLKGLPEAVEAIWPRTIVQTCVVHLLRNSFRYAARQDWDKVAKALKPVYTAPSEDAATERFLEFQEAWGQKYPAIVKLWENAWAEFVPFLSFDVEIRKVICSTNAIESVNARIRKAVRARGHFPNEAAALKCIYMALMSLDPTGKGRKRWTMRWKAPLNAFQIAFEGRLTPSNN
- a CDS encoding response regulator transcription factor; this translates as MIRVLIADDEALMRAGIRLILENAEDIEVVAEAGDGREAAAACRAQDVDVALLDIRMPTRDGIAAAEDIARLSPRTCVVMLTAFGEGASVTRALRAGASGFLLKDTGPAELIRAVQLAARGEPVLAPRITRQLLERHVRSGLDTEAALRRTDELTPAERDVLRLLGTGLSNAEIADQLYLSAGTVKAHISRILTRTGCANRVQAAVLAHDAGLLTDR
- a CDS encoding histidine kinase, with product MPEDTQSLRPSVRLGRTLTGVPRRVRREAADSWAAVRAAERRTVVVEALLCTLTAAFCLLPLLPAPPERLASAVLEGVWAALVVPARRGRPVAAVVCASLLLVGANVWTLAVAPLVVLSATRRIAPPRRAWQTAGVACAAVGVLTVVSALVHSEALLLELAGNAVSAVLLVLLPALAGTLLGRRRPLVSLLRERNAYLEQTRTLTAAAARTEERTRIAGEMHDLLGHRLSLISVHAGALELAAGRQAPALAGQAELLRTTAGTAMGELREILGVLRHEDVTDLTDRTGDERGTREDVTALVTESRQTGSTVELDWSVPDPAEVDLRTRQAIHRVVREGLTNVLKHASGAPTKVEVKGTGKGIEVSVTNEAPRAAGHSPGGSRSGLAGCQERISLLGGAFEAGALPNGGFRMAAWLPTHGKPLQFAALEGAFTEAPPGTARLPSGGSFGGFGQEGAHAPLSDEILTWPRVLGSGCVALLVVLPTVGFLVVLLTTAALR
- a CDS encoding flavodoxin domain-containing protein, yielding MSDTVLVTYGTTNGSTAGIAEAVADVLRKGGLTVETLPARSVTSLARYDAVVVGGGLYAGRWHKDARRFVRRHRAALAERPTWFFSSGPLDASASERDIPPVRGVQRAMARLDVREHITFGGRLEAGAKGWVAGMILRSGKGGDFRDFGAIEAWAEGIADALTHAQEG